The following proteins come from a genomic window of Polycladomyces subterraneus:
- a CDS encoding AEC family transporter: MFVQVILPVFLIFALGYVGQKRLRLDVRSLSTASLYLMSPLLVFRTLYAADIDRQYIYVTVYSLALCLILIGCVKITSRIRGYTRSEESGLILATAFMNNGNLGVPVILFAFGQAGLHYAIVIMVVQTILMSTLGVYYAAKGSAVGGQAISSVVKMPIIHAALLGLSWNAWGWEVPRSLLQVIDFVADAAIPTIMLALGMQLAEIPLNRLDWEKVGFSLLSRLILSPVIAWFIATWLPVDPLLKQVMVVAAAMPSAANTTMYSLQFGSEPKLVSGITLLSTVISAVSLTVVLGMLR, encoded by the coding sequence ATGTTTGTTCAAGTAATTCTTCCGGTTTTTCTGATCTTTGCCTTGGGTTATGTGGGTCAGAAGCGTTTGCGGCTGGATGTGCGATCCCTGTCTACGGCTTCGCTGTATCTGATGTCGCCGTTGTTGGTTTTTCGAACCTTGTATGCGGCGGACATTGATCGACAGTACATTTATGTCACCGTCTACTCGCTGGCACTCTGCCTGATCTTGATCGGCTGCGTGAAAATCACGTCCCGGATCAGGGGGTATACAAGATCGGAAGAAAGCGGATTGATTTTGGCCACTGCGTTTATGAACAACGGCAACTTGGGCGTTCCCGTCATTTTGTTTGCGTTTGGTCAGGCCGGCTTGCATTACGCCATTGTGATCATGGTGGTGCAAACGATCTTGATGAGCACGCTCGGCGTCTATTATGCGGCAAAAGGGAGCGCGGTGGGGGGACAGGCGATTTCGTCCGTGGTTAAAATGCCGATCATCCATGCCGCTTTGCTGGGGCTTTCGTGGAATGCCTGGGGTTGGGAAGTACCCCGCAGTCTGTTGCAGGTGATCGACTTCGTAGCGGACGCGGCCATTCCCACGATCATGTTGGCCTTGGGTATGCAATTGGCCGAAATTCCGCTCAACCGTCTCGACTGGGAGAAAGTCGGTTTCTCACTTTTGTCGCGTTTGATCCTCTCTCCTGTCATCGCTTGGTTCATCGCCACTTGGTTGCCAGTGGATCCGCTGCTCAAGCAGGTGATGGTGGTGGCTGCGGCTATGCCTTCAGCCGCTAATACGACGATGTATTCGTTGCAATTCGGCAGTGAACCCAAACTGGTTTCGGGCATCACCCTGTTGAGCACCGTGATCAGTGCGGTCAGTTTGACAGTGGTGCTCGGGATGCTGCGCTGA
- a CDS encoding peptidoglycan D,D-transpeptidase FtsI family protein, with product MKTNTGFTGRGWAAGLVFFLAFAVVAARLSHIQLMTSKQAALIARAQEQQSREYVVDSGRGMILDRHGDPIVGERGKRLIAFPMDWRQVRLHAAKLKRVAEIAGYSYDALIQKLIALKKPQSLPTSEGDDWIVTPDQAREIEALHIPGIHVMETDNRSAPYGLARQLIGRVERDPFLLRERYGEELASGTYQPLSRIGVSGLEASFEPFLRSQSENVITYAVDGRGRPLNGLRLKQLPGREGTDAVSYQVVTTLDRRMQHAVEKILHDEGVADGAVVLQEISTGDVLAMASRPLPDGGSFQARPWDNRAVMETVPGSIFKTVVAVAALDTGIVKPDTVFVCRGELGRYGLRDAKPGGHGKLTFTQAFAHSCNIVFAQLAERLGGETIEKYARKLGLAQKVSWNGSLFHESDFRQLLEEQTGLIFSSKAARRDRGAVAQTGIGQRDVRLTPLQAANLVTSLFHDGQSLTPRLVLRVQSPDGQAVAVFRPQAYKENFRIKPKTLVQVRRMMRAAVMEGTAVAVQAAKWELAGKTGTAQVGTKKDRYNKWMIGYGPYNRPRYAVSVVLRGVPDSQDPRALRIFQRVMDEVALIEAEERDDGKRK from the coding sequence TTGAAGACCAATACAGGGTTTACCGGACGGGGATGGGCGGCAGGGCTGGTATTTTTTCTGGCTTTTGCTGTTGTGGCGGCTCGCTTGTCCCACATTCAACTGATGACATCCAAACAGGCGGCTCTGATCGCCCGGGCACAGGAACAGCAAAGCAGGGAATATGTGGTGGACAGTGGACGGGGCATGATCTTGGACCGTCATGGCGATCCTATCGTCGGAGAACGGGGCAAGCGATTGATCGCCTTTCCGATGGACTGGCGACAGGTGCGGCTTCATGCAGCCAAACTGAAACGTGTTGCTGAGATAGCGGGGTATTCATACGACGCATTGATCCAAAAATTGATAGCACTGAAAAAACCGCAATCCCTGCCCACATCGGAGGGGGATGATTGGATCGTGACACCGGATCAGGCGCGGGAGATTGAGGCACTACACATTCCTGGTATCCATGTGATGGAGACGGATAACCGGTCGGCCCCGTACGGGTTGGCACGGCAGTTGATCGGCAGGGTGGAGCGGGATCCGTTTTTGCTGCGCGAACGCTATGGTGAGGAATTGGCAAGTGGTACGTATCAACCGCTTTCGCGCATCGGGGTGTCCGGTCTGGAAGCCTCCTTTGAGCCGTTTTTACGCAGTCAGTCCGAAAATGTGATCACCTATGCCGTGGACGGCAGAGGCCGGCCGTTGAACGGACTTCGCCTGAAGCAGCTGCCGGGCAGGGAGGGCACGGACGCGGTTTCCTATCAGGTGGTTACTACATTGGATCGACGGATGCAGCATGCGGTGGAAAAGATCCTCCATGATGAAGGAGTGGCCGATGGGGCGGTGGTGTTGCAGGAGATTTCCACCGGCGATGTGCTGGCGATGGCCAGTCGCCCGTTGCCGGACGGCGGCTCGTTTCAGGCGCGACCCTGGGACAACCGGGCCGTGATGGAAACCGTACCCGGGTCTATCTTCAAGACGGTTGTGGCGGTGGCTGCGTTGGATACGGGGATCGTCAAACCTGATACGGTGTTTGTCTGCCGAGGAGAATTGGGACGATACGGATTACGCGATGCCAAACCGGGAGGCCATGGGAAGCTGACTTTCACCCAGGCGTTTGCCCATTCCTGCAACATCGTGTTTGCCCAGTTGGCGGAACGGTTGGGGGGAGAGACCATTGAAAAATATGCCCGAAAGCTGGGATTGGCACAAAAAGTGAGCTGGAATGGGTCGTTGTTTCACGAATCCGATTTCCGACAACTGCTGGAAGAGCAGACGGGATTGATTTTCTCCAGTAAGGCAGCCCGACGGGATCGCGGAGCAGTTGCACAAACCGGAATCGGTCAACGGGATGTACGACTGACGCCGTTGCAGGCGGCCAATCTGGTTACGTCCCTGTTTCATGACGGTCAATCATTGACCCCCCGTCTGGTATTACGGGTGCAAAGTCCCGACGGCCAAGCAGTTGCGGTATTTCGGCCGCAGGCCTATAAGGAAAACTTTCGGATCAAACCGAAGACGTTGGTACAGGTACGGCGCATGATGCGTGCGGCTGTAATGGAAGGAACGGCTGTTGCAGTCCAAGCCGCCAAATGGGAACTGGCGGGGAAAACGGGTACGGCCCAAGTGGGGACGAAAAAGGATCGCTACAACAAATGGATGATCGGATATGGTCCCTACAATCGACCGCGATATGCAGTGTCCGTGGTGCTTCGGGGCGTTCCCGACAGCCAGGACCCACGTGCCCTGCGCATTTTTCAACGTGTAATGGACGAAGTGGCGTTGATCGAAGCTGAAGAACGTGACGACGGGAAACGAAAATAG
- the tatA gene encoding twin-arginine translocase TatA/TatE family subunit yields MIGNIGLPELLLILLLVLLLFGSKRLPEIGRSIGLTLKELKRTASRVLDDEEQSRKNGRTGIESKKRNQIMS; encoded by the coding sequence ATGATCGGCAATATTGGTTTGCCTGAGCTCTTGTTGATCCTGTTGCTGGTATTGTTGCTGTTCGGCTCCAAGCGGTTGCCGGAAATCGGTCGATCGATCGGCTTAACACTGAAGGAGTTGAAGCGGACAGCCAGCAGGGTGCTGGACGATGAAGAACAGTCAAGAAAAAACGGCCGCACGGGAATCGAAAGTAAAAAGCGCAACCAAATCATGAGTTAG
- a CDS encoding PhoX family protein gives MSDLTRRQFMTYLGVGTAALIGTATGVTRIAKAAGVEVPTAPSKGGGRIPFRPIEPSDKDDLVLPKGFEYDVIAAWGDDIGNGEKFGFNCDLTVYFPIAQSSSHGLLWVNHEYTGNGKIFLYPPDTPDQEKFRIEQYNLGGSIIEIKKEDGQWRLVKNSRYARRVTANTMIDLTGPARGDAAVGGVVEVEGTFANCSGGRTLWNTVLSCEENFQEDAKRWGRNETHYGWVVEVDVFDPKSKPKKHTALGRFSHENVAMTLSKDGRLVVYMGDDAKDEHFYKFVSEGRFDPAKGKENSRLLERGTLYVANLEKGKWMPLDLEKSPALKSQFRTQGEVLVRAREAAKLLGATPLDRPEDVEVHPIDKSVYVALTNNDRHGNYYGQILRFVEEDPASEHFTFEVFAVGGPQSGFSCPDNLLFDSKGNLWVCCDIASDKLNKEGVYQTFKNNGAFFIPTSGPHKGEAFQFASGPVQCEMTGPWWTPDEKTLFVAVQHPGEETTDPANPTSRWPRGDIPRPAVVAIRGF, from the coding sequence ATGTCTGATTTGACGAGACGGCAGTTTATGACATACCTCGGCGTGGGTACGGCGGCATTGATCGGTACCGCCACCGGTGTGACCCGTATTGCGAAAGCGGCGGGCGTGGAGGTGCCGACTGCTCCGTCCAAAGGTGGCGGGCGAATTCCGTTCCGGCCGATCGAACCGTCCGACAAGGACGATTTGGTGTTGCCCAAAGGGTTTGAATATGATGTGATTGCCGCTTGGGGTGACGACATCGGTAACGGGGAGAAATTCGGCTTCAACTGCGACTTGACCGTTTATTTTCCAATCGCGCAATCCTCGAGCCACGGTCTGTTGTGGGTGAACCACGAATATACAGGAAACGGGAAAATCTTCTTGTATCCGCCTGATACGCCCGATCAGGAGAAATTCCGTATCGAGCAATACAATTTGGGCGGCAGCATCATCGAGATCAAAAAAGAGGACGGCCAATGGCGATTGGTCAAAAACTCCCGCTACGCCCGCCGGGTGACCGCCAATACGATGATCGACCTGACTGGTCCCGCCCGCGGTGATGCAGCGGTCGGCGGCGTGGTGGAAGTGGAAGGCACATTCGCCAATTGCAGCGGCGGGCGAACCCTGTGGAACACGGTGTTGTCCTGCGAGGAAAACTTCCAGGAAGACGCGAAGCGCTGGGGAAGAAATGAAACACACTACGGCTGGGTCGTTGAAGTGGATGTGTTCGACCCGAAATCCAAGCCGAAAAAGCATACCGCACTGGGGCGCTTTTCCCATGAAAATGTGGCGATGACGCTGTCCAAAGACGGTCGTCTGGTCGTGTACATGGGAGACGACGCGAAAGATGAGCATTTCTACAAATTTGTCAGCGAGGGTCGTTTTGATCCGGCCAAAGGAAAAGAAAACTCCCGCCTGTTGGAGCGGGGAACGCTGTATGTGGCCAACCTGGAAAAAGGGAAATGGATGCCGCTCGACTTGGAGAAATCCCCTGCATTGAAATCACAATTCCGCACACAGGGAGAAGTGCTGGTCCGTGCGCGTGAAGCGGCCAAATTGTTGGGAGCTACGCCGCTGGACCGTCCGGAAGATGTGGAAGTTCATCCGATCGATAAGTCGGTTTACGTCGCATTGACTAACAATGATCGGCACGGCAACTACTACGGGCAAATCCTGCGTTTTGTCGAAGAAGATCCGGCATCGGAACACTTCACTTTTGAGGTCTTTGCAGTGGGTGGTCCGCAATCCGGCTTCTCCTGTCCGGACAACTTGCTCTTCGACTCCAAGGGCAATTTGTGGGTGTGCTGCGATATCGCGTCGGACAAGCTCAATAAAGAGGGCGTGTACCAAACTTTCAAAAACAACGGCGCCTTTTTCATCCCCACCAGTGGTCCGCACAAAGGGGAAGCGTTCCAGTTCGCGTCCGGCCCTGTGCAGTGCGAAATGACCGGCCCGTGGTGGACGCCGGACGAAAAGACATTGTTTGTAGCGGTTCAACATCCGGGAGAAGAGACGACCGATCCCGCCAACCCGACCAGCCGCTGGCCTCGAGGCGATATCCCCCGTCCGGCTGTTGTAGCCATCAGGGGGTTCTGA